One genomic region from Polynucleobacter sp. MWH-P3-07-1 encodes:
- the mnmE gene encoding tRNA uridine-5-carboxymethylaminomethyl(34) synthesis GTPase MnmE — protein MTRKLPIIAVASAPGKAGVGVIRISGTNLKSFASKLLQKPLMPRQASLQSFRDGQNNVIDQLLAIYFEAPASFTGEDILELQCHGGPQLLELVMKRCLEVGRDIDLCIAEPGEFTLRAYLNDKMDLAQAEAVADLIDAQSEAAVRSAARSLQGAFSDDINALVEEITQLRILVESTLDFPEEEIEFLENAQAKQRLQKVLSSLVALRASAKQGKILRDGVQLVLVGAPNVGKSSLLNRLAGEEVAIVTPIAGTTRDRVKESITINGVPIHIIDTAGLRETQDEVEAKGIARSWDAIRMADLVVYLKDLTNPEKESAKEIKLKSEIIAALPSKCPILEVQNKADLLPANAIGATETLQISAKTGDGIEELKHRILEIVGWSSPQEGGILARRRHLDCLDRAMEHIEKSEQFAVNGNNSLELFAEELRLAQDELGKITGKLLPDELLGKIFSQFCIGK, from the coding sequence ATGACTCGTAAGCTGCCTATCATTGCTGTTGCTAGCGCCCCGGGCAAGGCTGGTGTCGGCGTTATTAGAATTAGTGGCACCAACCTTAAAAGCTTCGCCAGCAAGCTGTTGCAAAAACCGCTGATGCCGAGACAAGCAAGCTTACAGAGCTTCCGCGACGGACAGAACAATGTCATTGATCAGCTCCTGGCAATCTACTTTGAGGCGCCTGCCTCGTTCACCGGCGAGGATATTCTTGAGCTCCAATGTCATGGGGGCCCACAACTTTTAGAGTTGGTCATGAAGCGCTGTCTCGAAGTTGGGCGAGACATTGATCTGTGTATTGCTGAGCCTGGCGAGTTCACGCTGCGCGCCTACTTGAACGACAAAATGGATTTGGCTCAGGCCGAAGCGGTTGCTGATCTCATTGATGCGCAAAGCGAGGCTGCGGTTCGAAGTGCCGCACGCTCTCTACAGGGCGCATTTTCAGACGACATCAATGCATTGGTGGAAGAGATTACGCAACTGCGGATTTTGGTCGAATCCACCTTAGACTTCCCAGAAGAAGAAATTGAGTTTTTAGAAAACGCCCAGGCCAAACAGCGCCTACAAAAAGTACTCTCTAGTCTTGTGGCCTTACGCGCAAGCGCAAAGCAAGGAAAAATTTTGCGTGATGGGGTCCAGTTGGTTTTGGTGGGTGCGCCCAATGTTGGAAAGAGTTCCTTGCTGAATCGTTTAGCCGGTGAAGAAGTTGCCATCGTGACGCCGATTGCTGGCACCACTCGTGACCGAGTAAAAGAAAGTATCACCATCAATGGTGTGCCGATTCATATTATTGATACTGCTGGCCTGCGAGAGACCCAAGATGAAGTTGAGGCAAAGGGTATTGCGCGCTCTTGGGATGCCATTCGCATGGCAGATCTGGTGGTTTACTTAAAAGATCTTACTAATCCGGAAAAAGAGTCCGCAAAAGAAATTAAGCTCAAATCAGAAATCATTGCCGCTTTGCCTTCGAAGTGCCCAATTCTAGAAGTCCAAAACAAGGCCGATCTATTGCCTGCAAATGCTATTGGCGCCACTGAGACTTTGCAGATTTCTGCCAAAACCGGAGATGGTATCGAGGAGCTAAAGCACAGAATTCTTGAAATCGTTGGCTGGAGTTCGCCACAGGAGGGTGGAATCCTGGCGCGCCGCCGCCATTTAGACTGCCTAGATCGCGCCATGGAACATATTGAGAAATCAGAGCAGTTTGCGGTAAATGGCAACAATTCGCTGGAGTTATTCGCAGAAGAGCTCCGCTTAGCGCAAGATGAGCTAGGTAAGATCACCGGAAAACTCTTGCCAGATGAGCTCTTGGGCAAAATTTTCAGTCAGTTTTGTATTGGCAAATAG